A genomic window from Rhodospirillaceae bacterium includes:
- a CDS encoding leucyl aminopeptidase family protein produces the protein MPLNLIEDAADSIALTTLAGAEALALWLADQPDRISSWVEATGFNAKAGTHCLIADEQGNLERVLTGLGDDDPSGLWTWAGVSAGLPARNYHLENDLGPDEAYRAALGWALAGYGFSRYASQQTDDEIDMPCLLWPKTCERDAVSRAARATFLVRDLVNTPASDMGPEQLADAAQALAETHDASFQVIVGDDLLDHAFPAVHAVGRASTRSPRLIDLQWGDPESPKVTLVGKGVCFDSGGLDLKGAAGMKLMKKDMGGAAHVLGLASMIMAAVLPVRLRVLIPAVENSVSGNAMRPLDVITMGNGMSVEIGNTDAEGRLVLADALSAACQETPDLLIDMATLTGAARVALGTELPALFTNDDDLARQLARHSGAENDPLWRLPLWQPYAKLIEGKVADLNNAAEGGLAGAITAALFLEAFVNEGTSWAHIDLMAWNTTSSAGRPEGGEAMSMRALFALLKERFA, from the coding sequence GTGCCTTTGAACCTGATTGAAGATGCTGCAGACAGCATTGCATTGACAACGCTTGCCGGGGCAGAGGCTCTGGCCCTTTGGCTTGCTGATCAACCGGACAGGATATCAAGCTGGGTCGAGGCAACCGGCTTTAACGCCAAAGCCGGGACCCATTGCCTGATCGCTGATGAACAAGGCAACCTTGAAAGGGTCTTAACGGGCCTAGGCGACGATGATCCTTCGGGGCTTTGGACATGGGCCGGGGTGTCAGCGGGTTTGCCGGCGCGCAATTATCATCTTGAAAATGACTTAGGCCCCGACGAAGCTTACCGGGCCGCCCTTGGTTGGGCTCTGGCCGGATACGGGTTTAGTCGTTACGCCAGTCAGCAAACAGACGACGAGATTGACATGCCGTGTTTGCTCTGGCCCAAAACCTGTGAGCGCGACGCGGTGAGCCGCGCGGCCCGGGCGACGTTTCTGGTTCGTGATCTGGTCAACACACCGGCTTCTGACATGGGCCCTGAGCAACTGGCCGATGCCGCCCAGGCGTTAGCCGAAACCCATGACGCCTCCTTTCAGGTTATCGTTGGTGATGATCTGCTCGACCATGCCTTTCCCGCCGTCCACGCCGTTGGGCGTGCCAGCACCCGTTCACCAAGGTTGATCGACCTTCAGTGGGGCGATCCTGAAAGTCCCAAGGTGACCCTGGTCGGCAAGGGCGTCTGTTTTGATAGCGGCGGCCTCGACTTAAAGGGTGCTGCGGGTATGAAACTGATGAAAAAGGACATGGGCGGGGCGGCCCATGTTCTGGGGCTTGCCTCAATGATCATGGCGGCAGTCCTTCCGGTGCGCTTACGGGTGCTGATCCCGGCCGTCGAAAACAGTGTTTCGGGAAATGCCATGCGACCCCTTGATGTGATCACCATGGGCAATGGTATGAGCGTCGAAATCGGCAATACGGATGCCGAGGGTCGCCTTGTTCTGGCCGACGCCTTAAGTGCGGCGTGTCAGGAAACACCCGACCTGTTGATCGACATGGCAACACTGACCGGCGCCGCCAGGGTTGCACTGGGCACCGAATTGCCGGCTTTGTTTACCAACGATGATGATCTGGCCCGGCAACTTGCGCGCCATAGCGGGGCAGAAAACGATCCGCTCTGGCGGCTCCCCTTATGGCAACCTTACGCCAAGTTGATCGAAGGAAAGGTTGCCGACCTTAACAACGCCGCAGAGGGTGGTTTAGCAGGCGCAATCACCGCTGCCTTGTTTCTCGAGGCGTTTGTCAATGAAGGCACAAGCTGGGCCCATATTGACCTGATGGCCTGGAACACAACCTCCAGCGCGGGCCGTCCCGAAGGCGGCGAGGCGATGTCGATGAGGGCCCTGTTCGCCCTGCTAAAAGAACGTTTCGCCTAG
- a CDS encoding YqaE/Pmp3 family membrane protein, translating into MRLILAVLLPWLQFFTIGRPIAGVICLILQITLIGWIPAAIWSVYALSQYSTDKKIEAANSD; encoded by the coding sequence ATGCGCCTTATTCTTGCAGTCCTCCTGCCCTGGCTCCAATTTTTCACGATTGGCCGCCCCATCGCCGGCGTCATTTGCCTGATATTGCAAATAACGTTGATCGGTTGGATTCCGGCGGCGATCTGGTCGGTTTATGCTTTAAGCCAATACAGCACAGACAAGAAAATCGAGGCCGCCAATTCCGACTAA
- a CDS encoding nuclear transport factor 2 family protein: protein MSDETNLEGIFETVKIYFDGIYRSDVDLLRRIFHPLATVIGYGSDGELKTMTLEDFLGFVQTVPSPETTGADFDMSVLSVDRSGKAAAVKVHDYYIGRDFIDYLHLAETDSGWKITAKAFHSDARE, encoded by the coding sequence ATGAGCGACGAGACAAACCTAGAAGGCATTTTTGAGACCGTCAAAATCTATTTCGACGGCATCTATCGAAGCGACGTTGATTTGCTAAGACGAATCTTCCATCCCCTGGCAACCGTCATCGGCTATGGCAGCGACGGGGAGCTGAAAACCATGACGCTGGAGGATTTTCTTGGTTTCGTTCAAACCGTACCATCGCCCGAGACAACCGGTGCGGATTTTGATATGTCGGTGTTATCGGTGGATCGAAGCGGCAAAGCCGCGGCCGTCAAAGTTCATGATTATTATATTGGCCGGGATTTTATTGATTACCTGCACCTGGCGGAAACCGATTCGGGATGGAAAATAACCGCCAAGGCCTTCCATTCGGACGCCAGAGAATAA
- a CDS encoding response regulator: MTIKNANKILIVDDDTVIMDFMTELLQDEISVSYTSEGAKALELGKLHKPDLILLDVMMPGMDGFEVCALLKADPETQHIPVVFLTGKADEKDIARGLELGAIDYITKPFDPELITIKINNILKQITATRAATKPAGGGNFKADKAADRRADGERRPDRIPKVAPDGAQERRAHGPTRPDRFPKPDETSPSGMSLKQFLLIAVLVAVAGGGGYAWYSNTPAGSDSVSKTGPATPAPTNKQPMTQKGLTEDDMQAVIAEAYDQSGNSSQTTSSASTRACGELPKVPWWGNVSHESIISYVNNKNSGDWDAYVAKWERQLEKLGSIQSRGGTVIAPKLGTRLTGTVLAEYVDQVETRLKVTRCLAKVSSPQ; the protein is encoded by the coding sequence ATGACAATCAAAAATGCCAATAAAATCCTTATCGTTGATGACGACACCGTCATCATGGATTTCATGACTGAACTTCTGCAAGACGAAATCAGTGTCTCTTACACATCCGAAGGCGCGAAAGCGCTGGAACTTGGAAAGTTGCACAAGCCGGATTTGATCCTGCTTGATGTGATGATGCCGGGAATGGATGGTTTTGAAGTTTGTGCGTTGCTCAAGGCTGATCCCGAAACCCAGCACATTCCGGTTGTCTTCCTGACCGGCAAGGCCGACGAAAAGGATATCGCCAGGGGATTGGAACTGGGGGCCATTGATTATATCACCAAGCCGTTCGATCCCGAACTCATTACCATCAAGATTAACAACATCCTCAAACAAATCACCGCCACCCGTGCTGCAACCAAACCCGCCGGGGGCGGAAATTTCAAGGCCGACAAAGCAGCGGACCGTCGCGCCGATGGGGAACGCAGGCCCGATCGCATTCCAAAAGTCGCACCCGATGGCGCTCAAGAGCGACGCGCCCACGGACCAACGAGGCCGGATCGTTTTCCAAAACCTGACGAAACATCCCCAAGCGGGATGTCGCTAAAGCAATTTCTTCTTATCGCCGTTCTTGTCGCGGTCGCTGGCGGTGGTGGATACGCATGGTACAGCAACACACCTGCCGGTTCTGATAGCGTCTCAAAAACCGGGCCCGCAACACCTGCCCCGACAAACAAACAACCGATGACGCAGAAAGGTTTAACCGAAGACGATATGCAGGCTGTCATTGCCGAAGCCTACGATCAATCAGGAAACTCCTCACAAACGACGTCCTCTGCATCGACGCGGGCGTGTGGTGAACTGCCGAAAGTGCCGTGGTGGGGCAATGTCTCCCACGAAAGCATTATCAGTTACGTCAACAACAAGAACAGCGGCGACTGGGATGCCTACGTTGCCAAGTGGGAGCGTCAGCTGGAAAAACTGGGCAGTATTCAATCCAGGGGCGGAACGGTTATCGCACCAAAACTGGGCACCCGCCTGACCGGCACGGTGCTGGCCGAATATGTAGACCAGGTCGAAACCCGCTTAAAGGTAACCCGCTGCCTGGCCAAAGTTTCCAGTCCGCAATAG
- a CDS encoding 2-dehydropantoate 2-reductase — protein sequence MKICIFGAGAIGGYMAVELKRAGYDVSIVARGAHLEAIRANGLRLRIAGEEKTATVTASDDPADLGPQDYIILTLKAHSVPPIAGNLAPLLGDETAVVTGMNGIPFWYFHGLDGPWQDRRIESVDPGGVLWNAITPKRAIGCVVYPACEVVEPGVIEHIEGNRFTLGEPDGSKSDRAQALSKAMIDAGLRAPVKNNIRNEIWVKLWGNLSFNPISALTGSTLEDIVSDPDSRAVARTMMIEAETIAGKLGVKFPVDVDKRIKGAGDVGAHKTSMLQDLERGRPMEIDALIGAVQELGCLTETPTPAVDVVLALTKRLARQSGCYG from the coding sequence TTGAAAATCTGCATTTTCGGAGCGGGCGCCATCGGCGGCTATATGGCCGTTGAACTAAAACGCGCCGGTTATGATGTTTCCATTGTCGCGCGCGGAGCGCACCTTGAGGCCATTCGCGCAAACGGTCTGCGCTTGCGCATCGCCGGTGAAGAGAAAACCGCCACCGTAACAGCCAGTGATGATCCTGCCGACCTGGGCCCCCAGGACTATATCATCCTGACCCTGAAAGCCCATTCGGTTCCGCCCATCGCGGGCAATCTGGCCCCCTTGCTGGGCGATGAGACCGCCGTCGTCACCGGCATGAACGGCATCCCGTTCTGGTATTTTCACGGACTTGACGGCCCGTGGCAGGACCGCCGTATTGAAAGCGTCGACCCCGGCGGTGTTCTGTGGAACGCCATTACCCCCAAACGCGCCATTGGCTGTGTCGTTTATCCGGCATGTGAAGTGGTTGAACCCGGCGTCATCGAGCATATTGAAGGCAACAGATTTACCCTGGGCGAGCCGGACGGATCAAAGTCAGATCGCGCCCAGGCTTTAAGCAAGGCCATGATTGACGCCGGATTACGAGCGCCGGTAAAAAACAATATTCGTAATGAAATCTGGGTAAAACTGTGGGGTAACCTATCGTTCAACCCGATCAGCGCCTTAACCGGGTCAACCCTGGAAGATATCGTCAGCGACCCTGACAGCCGCGCCGTCGCCCGTACCATGATGATCGAGGCTGAAACCATTGCCGGCAAACTGGGTGTCAAATTTCCGGTTGATGTTGATAAACGCATCAAGGGAGCCGGAGACGTAGGCGCCCATAAAACATCAATGTTGCAGGACCTGGAACGCGGACGGCCCATGGAGATTGATGCCCTGATCGGCGCCGTTCAGGAGTTGGGCTGCTTGACCGAAACCCCTACCCCGGCTGTAGACGTCGTGCTGGCACTGACCAAGCGGCTGGCGCGTCAATCAGGTTGTTATGGCTAA
- a CDS encoding AMP-binding protein produces MTDTTIEHLIAPFEQSAAALNAPDRDPLTYGALNQLVADTILKLNDLGIGRNDPVAIILPNGPEMATAFVAIASAATSAPLNPAYREDELDFYLSDLNARALVIGQGMDSPARAVAAKHGVMIIELVVDEAAPAGSFTLQLEDQTIVPVKTANGGSAQADDVALVLHTSGTTSRPKIVPLSHRNVCTSAINIGKTLALSETDRCLNVMPLFHIHGLIAAVLSSLAAGASIFCTPGFNALKFFGWMDDACPSWYTAVPTMHQTILARAPRNVESLERAELRFVRSSSAALPPQVLLQLEETFGCRVIEAYGMTEAAHQMASNPLEPMDRKPGTVGIAAGPEVGIMDDDGNILAQGDTGEIVIRGDNVTTGYQNNDEANATGFTGGWFRTGDQGNLDAQGYLTITGRLKEIINRGGEKISPREVDEVLLDHPDIAQIVTFAMPHDKLGEEVAAAVVLNEGSEADERSIRDYASSRLADFKVPRKVVILEEIPKGATGKVQRIGLAEKLGLTS; encoded by the coding sequence ATGACCGACACGACCATCGAACACCTTATCGCACCCTTTGAGCAGAGCGCCGCCGCCCTTAACGCCCCTGACAGAGACCCCTTAACCTATGGCGCGCTGAACCAGCTGGTTGCCGACACCATTTTAAAATTGAACGACCTCGGCATTGGCCGCAACGACCCGGTTGCCATTATTCTGCCCAACGGCCCGGAAATGGCGACGGCCTTTGTCGCCATTGCATCGGCGGCGACCTCCGCCCCCTTAAACCCGGCCTACAGGGAAGATGAATTGGATTTTTATCTATCCGACCTGAACGCCCGCGCCCTTGTCATCGGGCAGGGCATGGATTCGCCTGCCCGCGCCGTCGCCGCAAAGCACGGCGTTATGATTATTGAACTCGTTGTCGATGAAGCCGCCCCTGCAGGATCCTTTACCCTGCAACTTGAAGACCAAACCATCGTGCCCGTGAAGACAGCCAACGGCGGTTCCGCCCAGGCCGATGATGTCGCTCTCGTCCTGCATACCTCTGGCACCACATCCAGGCCCAAGATCGTTCCCTTAAGCCATCGCAATGTCTGCACCTCGGCCATCAACATTGGCAAGACACTGGCTTTAAGCGAAACCGACCGCTGCCTTAACGTGATGCCGCTGTTTCATATCCACGGCCTGATCGCCGCCGTGCTGTCGTCCCTGGCCGCCGGGGCTTCCATCTTCTGCACACCGGGCTTCAACGCGCTTAAGTTTTTTGGCTGGATGGATGATGCCTGCCCAAGCTGGTACACGGCGGTTCCGACCATGCATCAGACGATTCTGGCCCGCGCCCCGCGCAACGTCGAAAGTCTTGAACGGGCCGAACTGCGTTTTGTCCGCTCTTCATCGGCCGCCCTGCCGCCGCAGGTCTTGCTGCAACTGGAGGAGACATTCGGCTGTCGGGTCATTGAAGCTTACGGGATGACCGAGGCAGCCCATCAAATGGCCTCTAACCCGCTTGAACCGATGGACCGCAAGCCCGGCACTGTCGGCATAGCCGCCGGGCCCGAGGTTGGCATCATGGATGATGATGGCAATATCCTTGCCCAGGGTGACACAGGTGAGATCGTCATCAGGGGTGACAATGTCACCACCGGTTATCAGAACAATGATGAGGCCAACGCCACAGGCTTTACGGGCGGTTGGTTTCGCACCGGCGATCAGGGAAATCTTGACGCGCAGGGCTACCTGACCATTACCGGACGCCTGAAAGAAATTATCAATCGCGGCGGCGAGAAAATCTCGCCACGTGAGGTCGATGAAGTTCTGCTCGACCATCCCGATATTGCCCAGATCGTCACCTTCGCCATGCCCCATGACAAACTGGGTGAAGAAGTCGCCGCCGCCGTGGTCTTGAATGAAGGCAGCGAAGCGGACGAGCGCTCTATTCGCGACTACGCCAGCAGCCGCCTTGCCGACTTCAAGGTGCCGCGTAAAGTTGTCATCCTTGAGGAAATCCCGAAAGGTGCGACGGGTAAGGTACAGCGAATCGGTCTTGCCGAAAAACTGGGGCTGACATCTTGA